Proteins encoded in a region of the Spiribacter sp. 1M189 genome:
- the spoT gene encoding bifunctional GTP diphosphokinase/guanosine-3',5'-bis pyrophosphate 3'-pyrophosphohydrolase, with protein sequence MASSEAAVKREAVGSDSATRAADLCSLLEDYLEPRQVQQVYRAYQFGAAAHDGQRRLSGEPYITHPLAVARTLGEMGLDAESLCAAILHDVIEDTPTAKAEIAEAFGAEVAQLVDGVSKLTQINFRSKAEAQAENFRKMVMAMSQDIRVILIKLADRLHNMRTIFVMPPSKRARIARETLEIYAPIAQRLGINSVRVELEDLGFAALYPMRYRVLKERVRQQRGSRRELLDSVRDELCDSLAEGGIEARVIARQKHLWSIYQKMRNKQAGFDDIFDVYGFRVVVADVDTCYRVLGHCHGLYKPLPGRIKDYIAIPKVNGYQSLHTTLLGPRRIQLEVQIRTAEMDRVAEAGIAAHWLYKDAGGPTSVAQSRAREWVHGLMEMQENAGNSIEFIENVKIDLLPDEVYVFTPGGDIMELPKGATVVDFAYAVHSEIGDACIAANIDNRLAPLRTPLETGQTVEIITAPIARPNPAWLDFVVTAKARAAIRHSLKRLQGVEAVDLGRRLVEQALNAMGLTLASLDGDKVGEALESLGVKGLDAVFEEVGLGRRMPWLVARYLAGAEEQPDESRHATASGALTIRGNEGAVVTFARCCRPIPGDPIVGFASAGRGVVIHHQTCNNIREYRNHPEKWVDVQWDAVAEGDYPVAIDLEVMNRRGVLASVAAVISDLDSNIDAVEIEEKEGMIATMKLVLGVRGRVHLARIMRRLRGLSAVLRITRRRG encoded by the coding sequence ATGGCAAGCAGCGAGGCGGCGGTGAAACGGGAGGCAGTGGGTTCTGATTCCGCAACCCGCGCGGCCGACCTTTGTTCGCTGCTTGAGGATTACCTCGAGCCACGCCAGGTCCAGCAGGTCTATCGGGCCTACCAGTTCGGCGCAGCCGCCCACGACGGCCAGCGCCGCCTCTCCGGAGAACCCTACATCACGCATCCGCTTGCCGTGGCCAGGACGCTCGGCGAGATGGGGCTGGATGCCGAGAGCCTCTGCGCGGCCATCCTTCATGACGTGATCGAGGATACGCCCACCGCCAAGGCGGAAATCGCCGAGGCCTTTGGTGCCGAAGTGGCGCAGCTGGTCGATGGCGTCTCCAAGCTCACGCAGATCAATTTCCGCAGCAAGGCCGAGGCGCAGGCGGAAAATTTCCGCAAGATGGTCATGGCGATGTCCCAAGACATCCGGGTCATCCTGATCAAGCTCGCCGACCGCCTGCACAACATGCGCACCATCTTCGTGATGCCGCCGAGCAAGCGCGCACGCATCGCCCGCGAAACCCTGGAAATCTATGCACCGATTGCCCAGCGGCTTGGCATCAACAGCGTCCGGGTGGAGCTCGAGGATCTTGGTTTCGCAGCGCTCTATCCCATGCGTTACCGCGTGCTCAAGGAGCGTGTGCGCCAGCAGCGCGGCTCCCGGCGTGAACTGCTCGATAGCGTCCGCGACGAGCTCTGCGACAGTCTGGCTGAGGGCGGTATCGAGGCCCGCGTCATTGCCCGGCAGAAGCATCTCTGGAGCATCTACCAGAAGATGCGCAACAAGCAGGCGGGTTTCGATGACATCTTCGATGTCTACGGCTTTCGCGTGGTCGTCGCCGATGTGGACACCTGCTATCGGGTGCTCGGCCATTGTCATGGGCTCTATAAACCGCTGCCCGGTCGTATCAAGGACTACATCGCCATCCCCAAGGTCAACGGTTACCAGAGTCTCCACACGACACTGCTCGGACCCCGGCGCATCCAGTTGGAAGTGCAGATTCGCACCGCCGAGATGGACCGTGTGGCCGAGGCCGGGATCGCCGCCCATTGGCTTTACAAGGATGCCGGAGGGCCCACCAGCGTCGCCCAGAGCCGGGCCCGGGAATGGGTGCATGGCCTGATGGAGATGCAGGAGAATGCCGGCAATTCGATCGAGTTCATCGAGAACGTCAAGATCGATCTGCTGCCCGATGAGGTCTATGTCTTCACGCCGGGTGGCGACATCATGGAGCTGCCCAAGGGTGCCACGGTGGTCGATTTCGCCTACGCCGTGCACTCGGAGATCGGCGACGCCTGTATTGCCGCGAATATCGACAATCGGCTGGCACCGCTGCGGACACCGCTGGAGACGGGCCAGACGGTAGAAATCATCACCGCCCCCATCGCCCGGCCTAATCCCGCCTGGCTCGATTTCGTGGTGACTGCGAAGGCCCGTGCGGCGATTCGCCATAGCCTCAAGCGCCTGCAGGGCGTCGAGGCCGTGGACCTTGGTCGGCGACTGGTGGAACAGGCGCTCAATGCCATGGGGCTCACGCTCGCCAGCCTGGATGGTGACAAGGTGGGGGAAGCGCTGGAATCTCTCGGCGTGAAAGGCCTCGATGCGGTCTTCGAGGAAGTGGGGCTGGGGCGTCGCATGCCCTGGCTGGTGGCCCGGTACCTGGCCGGTGCCGAAGAGCAGCCGGACGAGTCACGCCATGCCACGGCGAGCGGAGCGCTGACCATTCGCGGCAACGAGGGCGCCGTGGTCACGTTTGCCCGGTGCTGCCGGCCGATTCCCGGTGATCCCATCGTCGGCTTTGCCAGTGCCGGCCGGGGTGTGGTCATCCATCACCAGACCTGTAACAACATCCGTGAATACCGTAATCACCCCGAGAAATGGGTCGATGTGCAGTGGGATGCGGTGGCCGAGGGCGATTACCCAGTGGCGATTGATCTGGAGGTCATGAACCGGCGAGGGGTCCTGGCCAGTGTGGCGGCGGTGATCTCCGATCTCGACTCGAACATCGATGCCGTTGAAATCGAGGAAAAGGAAGGCATGATTGCCACCATGAAGCTGGTGCTGGGTGTACGCGGTCGTGTCCACCTGGCGCGAATCATGCGCCGCCTGCGCGGGCTCTCCGCCGTGCTGCGTATCACCCGCCGGCGGGGCTGA
- the rpoZ gene encoding DNA-directed RNA polymerase subunit omega, which produces MARVTVEDCLDTIDNRFELVLAATRRARQVAHGSQPFVAWENDKPTVVALREIADGYVTSEILNVEAEAAEALGALDDAAEAAAGEAADAAAMPTEAGVDAPGVTPDEEKPAD; this is translated from the coding sequence ATGGCGCGAGTGACGGTCGAGGATTGCCTCGATACGATCGACAATCGATTTGAACTGGTGCTGGCCGCGACGCGTCGTGCCCGTCAGGTGGCCCATGGCAGCCAGCCATTTGTTGCCTGGGAGAATGACAAGCCCACGGTCGTCGCGCTGCGCGAGATTGCCGACGGCTATGTCACGTCGGAGATCCTCAATGTCGAAGCGGAAGCCGCCGAGGCGCTGGGTGCGCTCGACGACGCCGCCGAGGCCGCCGCAGGCGAGGCCGCCGACGCGGCTGCGATGCCCACCGAAGCGGGCGTCGATGCACCCGGGGTGACCCCCGACGAGGAGAAGCCGGCCGACTGA
- the gmk gene encoding guanylate kinase, translating into MKGTLYIVSAASGAGKTSLLRALMEQDPKLVISVSHTTRAPRPGEQAGRDYHFVDDSEFLRLIEADAFLEHAQVFDRRYGTTYAAVEADLAAGRDVLVEIDWQGARQIRERMAQTVSIFILPPSRDALEQRLRGRGQDSDEVIASRMAAAVSEMSHCGEYDYLVWNDDFATALADLDAIVRARRLGLAHQIDVNADALAALTDGAVGSP; encoded by the coding sequence ATGAAAGGCACGCTCTACATCGTCTCGGCGGCCTCCGGGGCGGGCAAGACGTCACTACTGCGCGCGCTCATGGAGCAAGATCCGAAGCTGGTGATCTCGGTCTCTCACACGACGCGGGCGCCGCGCCCCGGCGAGCAGGCGGGCCGGGACTATCATTTTGTGGATGACAGCGAATTCCTGCGTTTGATCGAGGCAGACGCTTTCCTGGAACACGCTCAGGTGTTCGACCGCCGCTACGGCACGACCTATGCCGCCGTGGAGGCGGATCTTGCCGCCGGCCGCGACGTGCTCGTGGAGATCGATTGGCAGGGTGCCCGGCAGATCCGCGAGCGCATGGCGCAAACGGTGTCGATCTTTATCCTGCCGCCCTCGCGCGATGCCCTCGAGCAACGTCTGCGTGGCCGTGGGCAGGACAGCGACGAGGTGATCGCCTCGCGCATGGCCGCCGCGGTAAGCGAGATGAGCCATTGCGGAGAATATGACTACCTGGTCTGGAATGATGACTTTGCTACGGCACTCGCCGATCTCGATGCCATTGTCCGTGCCCGTCGCCTGGGGCTCGCCCATCAGATTGATGTCAACGCCGATGCCCTGGCGGCATTGACCGACGGCGCAGTCGGCAGTCCATGA
- the rph gene encoding ribonuclease PH: protein MRPSGRAADQLRSIRLTRGFTRHAEGSVLVEFGDTRVLCTASVEERVPPWLRNSNRGWVTAEYGMLPRATGSRTDREAARGRQQGRTVEIQRLIGRALRAVVDLEALGERRVVIDCDVLQADGGTRTASITGGYVALADAVGTLMKSGKVRRNPLHGQVAAISVGIHQGTPVLDLDYAEDSEAETDMNVVMNDAGHFIEVQGTAEGHAFRRAELDSMLDLASDGIERLIAEQRTALEG, encoded by the coding sequence ATGCGCCCCAGTGGCCGAGCCGCCGATCAACTTCGCTCCATCCGTCTTACCCGCGGCTTTACGCGACATGCCGAGGGCTCGGTTCTGGTGGAGTTCGGCGACACGCGGGTGCTTTGTACGGCCTCGGTGGAGGAGCGCGTGCCGCCGTGGCTGCGCAACAGCAACCGCGGCTGGGTCACGGCGGAATACGGCATGCTGCCACGTGCCACCGGCAGCCGGACCGACCGTGAGGCAGCCCGCGGACGCCAGCAGGGGCGAACGGTGGAAATCCAGCGGCTGATCGGTCGAGCACTGCGGGCGGTGGTTGACCTGGAGGCCCTGGGCGAGCGCCGGGTGGTCATCGACTGCGATGTCCTGCAGGCCGACGGTGGCACGCGCACCGCATCGATCACCGGTGGCTATGTCGCCCTGGCCGACGCGGTGGGCACGCTGATGAAGTCGGGCAAAGTCCGCCGCAACCCGCTACACGGCCAGGTCGCCGCGATTTCGGTGGGCATTCACCAGGGTACGCCGGTACTCGACCTTGACTATGCCGAGGATTCCGAGGCAGAAACCGACATGAACGTGGTCATGAATGACGCCGGTCATTTCATCGAGGTCCAGGGCACCGCCGAAGGCCATGCCTTCCGGCGCGCGGAACTGGACAGCATGCTCGATCTCGCCAGCGACGGCATCGAGCGACTCATTGCCGAACAGCGCACCGCCCTGGAGGGCTGA
- the rdgB gene encoding RdgB/HAM1 family non-canonical purine NTP pyrophosphatase — MALIPRLVVASGNRGKLAELESLLTGLVDEVLPQSFYYVPEAEETGSTFVENAIIKARNAAAHTGLPAIADDSGLEIPALDGAPGVRSARWAGEDADDAANNARLRDELIDLGDADRAAAYRCVLVFMRHAGDPAPIIAEGVWHGHLVDEPTGDQGFGYDPHFFLPEAGCTAAQLPGETKNMLSHRGQALASMRRRLETE; from the coding sequence ATGGCACTGATCCCGCGTCTGGTCGTCGCCAGTGGCAATCGCGGCAAACTGGCGGAGCTCGAATCGCTATTGACCGGGCTGGTCGACGAGGTACTTCCGCAGTCCTTTTACTATGTGCCCGAGGCCGAGGAAACCGGCAGCACGTTCGTCGAAAACGCCATCATCAAGGCACGGAATGCCGCAGCACACACCGGCCTGCCGGCCATTGCCGATGACTCCGGCCTCGAGATCCCGGCGCTCGACGGGGCACCCGGTGTGCGATCCGCGCGCTGGGCTGGCGAGGATGCGGACGACGCCGCCAACAACGCCAGGCTGCGGGATGAACTGATCGATCTGGGCGACGCGGACCGCGCCGCCGCCTATCGCTGCGTGCTGGTGTTCATGCGGCATGCCGGGGATCCGGCGCCGATCATCGCCGAGGGCGTATGGCACGGCCACCTGGTCGACGAACCGACGGGAGACCAGGGGTTCGGTTACGACCCGCATTTCTTTCTGCCCGAAGCGGGCTGCACGGCGGCGCAACTCCCGGGCGAGACCAAGAATATGCTGAGCCACCGCGGTCAGGCACTGGCCTCGATGCGACGCCGCCTGGAGACGGAATGA
- the hemW gene encoding radical SAM family heme chaperone HemW has product MSGVLTPPPLGLYVHLPWCVQKCPYCDFNSHALRGDLPESDYIGALLRDAEGEAARANGRTVETIFIGGGTPSLFSAEAITRLLRGLGERLPIAANAEITLEANPGTLEAGRFKGFLDAGINRLSIGVQSFDDAHLRRLGRIHGGGEASRAVEAAQRAGFERINLDLMHGLPAQSGGEALADVEQALALGIRHLSHYQLTLEPGTAFHARPPTLPDEDRLADIEAACAERIAERQLQRYEVSAWAVPGEECRHNLNYWRFGDYLAIGAGAHGKVSQADGRIQRYSKLRMPRQYQTHAGTPPATAETRPVTMAERPLEYLMNALRLTAGVPMNEALARTGLTRDAFEPALSEAREQALLVDDPAWLQATPHGQRFLDDLLSRFLYVAPGTAEVRSG; this is encoded by the coding sequence ATGAGCGGTGTCCTGACCCCACCGCCACTGGGCCTCTACGTGCATCTGCCGTGGTGTGTCCAGAAATGCCCCTACTGCGACTTCAACTCCCATGCCCTGCGCGGCGATCTGCCCGAATCGGACTATATTGGCGCCCTGTTGCGCGACGCCGAAGGGGAGGCGGCGCGGGCGAACGGGCGCACGGTGGAGACGATTTTCATCGGCGGGGGCACGCCCAGCCTGTTCAGCGCAGAGGCGATCACCCGGCTGCTGCGGGGACTCGGCGAGCGGCTGCCCATCGCGGCGAATGCCGAGATCACCCTCGAGGCGAATCCGGGCACACTCGAGGCCGGCCGGTTCAAGGGATTTCTCGACGCCGGCATCAACCGCCTCTCCATTGGTGTTCAAAGCTTCGACGACGCACATCTCCGGCGGCTCGGCCGCATTCACGGCGGTGGCGAGGCGAGCCGCGCCGTCGAGGCGGCTCAACGCGCCGGTTTCGAGCGCATCAATCTGGATCTGATGCATGGCCTCCCGGCGCAGTCCGGCGGCGAGGCGCTTGCCGATGTCGAGCAGGCGTTGGCACTGGGCATCCGCCATCTTTCGCATTATCAGCTCACGCTGGAGCCCGGCACGGCCTTCCATGCCCGGCCGCCAACGCTTCCAGACGAAGACCGGCTGGCCGACATCGAGGCGGCCTGCGCGGAACGGATCGCGGAAAGACAGCTGCAGCGCTATGAGGTATCCGCCTGGGCGGTCCCCGGCGAAGAATGCCGCCACAACCTCAATTACTGGCGGTTTGGCGACTATCTAGCCATCGGCGCCGGCGCCCATGGCAAGGTCAGTCAGGCCGATGGCCGGATCCAGCGATACAGCAAACTGCGTATGCCCCGTCAATACCAGACACATGCCGGGACGCCGCCCGCAACGGCAGAGACGCGCCCGGTGACGATGGCCGAGCGACCATTGGAATATCTGATGAATGCCCTTCGATTGACCGCCGGCGTGCCAATGAACGAAGCCCTTGCCCGCACCGGACTGACGCGGGACGCCTTTGAGCCTGCTCTGAGCGAGGCACGGGAGCAGGCGCTGCTGGTGGATGACCCGGCCTGGCTGCAGGCGACTCCACACGGCCAGCGATTCCTCGATGATTTACTGAGCCGATTCCTCTACGTGGCCCCCGGCACTGCGGAGGTACGCTCCGGATGA
- a CDS encoding CPXCG motif-containing cysteine-rich protein gives MIETLTIECPYCGEAFTTVVDCSAGDQAYIEDCVVCCRPIECRLSVTEEGPALEVGRDDD, from the coding sequence ATGATCGAGACGCTTACCATCGAATGCCCGTACTGTGGCGAGGCGTTCACCACCGTCGTCGACTGCTCCGCCGGCGATCAGGCCTATATCGAGGACTGCGTGGTCTGCTGCCGGCCGATTGAATGCCGCCTCAGCGTGACCGAGGAAGGACCGGCACTCGAAGTCGGGCGCGACGACGACTGA
- a CDS encoding SirB2 family protein: MLYIALKHLHTTVATLTVLLFILRGGWLVAGSSMLKRRWVRILPHIINTLLLLTGFAVAWIGWRYPVDLHGWITAKIIALVIYIMLGFMVFKRGRPAPVRFGAFFGALAVYGYIVLVALNKTPLPF; this comes from the coding sequence ATGCTCTACATCGCGCTGAAGCATCTGCACACGACGGTGGCGACACTGACCGTCTTGCTTTTCATCCTTCGGGGCGGTTGGTTGGTGGCCGGCTCCAGCATGCTGAAGCGTCGTTGGGTTAGGATCCTTCCGCATATCATCAACACCCTGCTGCTGCTGACCGGTTTCGCCGTGGCCTGGATCGGCTGGCGCTATCCGGTTGATTTGCATGGCTGGATTACCGCCAAGATCATCGCCCTGGTCATCTACATCATGCTTGGTTTCATGGTGTTCAAGCGCGGCCGTCCCGCGCCGGTACGTTTCGGCGCCTTCTTTGGCGCACTCGCGGTGTACGGTTACATCGTCCTGGTGGCGCTCAACAAGACGCCGCTGCCCTTCTGA
- a CDS encoding type B 50S ribosomal protein L31 yields MKKDIHPNYRQVVFQDISSDFSFLTRSTVQTDDTIQWEDGNEYPLVKVEISSASHPFYTGKQRVLSSGGRVDQFRRRYGAMAKGAKD; encoded by the coding sequence ATGAAGAAAGACATTCATCCCAATTATCGCCAGGTCGTTTTCCAGGATATTTCCTCGGATTTCTCGTTCCTGACCCGCTCGACGGTGCAGACCGATGACACGATCCAGTGGGAGGACGGCAACGAGTACCCGCTCGTGAAGGTGGAGATCTCCAGCGCCAGTCATCCCTTCTATACCGGTAAGCAGCGCGTCCTCTCCAGCGGCGGCCGCGTGGATCAGTTCCGTCGCCGTTACGGGGCGATGGCAAAGGGTGCCAAGGACTGA
- a CDS encoding citrate synthase yields MADKTVTITDNATGKQSEMPVREGTHGPDLIDIRSLQGDLGYFTYDPGYSSTGSCQSDITFIDGDQGVLLYRGYPIEQLAEQSSFLEVSRLLIHGDLPNKAELEAFEEAITRHTMVNESLRIFFNGFHYDAHPMAMLTGVVGSLSAFYHDTIDINDPENRLLCAHRIIAKMPTIAAAAFKHMVGEPFVHPLNRLSYTGNLLNMLFARPSEDFEINPVAERALDQLLILHADHEQNASTSTVRLAGSTGTNPFAAIASGCAALWGPAHGGANEAVLRMLSEIGTVEQVPKFIEKAKDKNDPFRLMGFGHRVYKNYDPRATIIRKTCHEVLDELGVANDPQLELAMKLEEIALADDYFVERKLYPNVDFYSGIIYRALGIPTEFFTVLFAIGRTPGWIAQWMEMLSDPEQRIGRPRQLYTGAARRDYVPLHRRR; encoded by the coding sequence ATGGCCGACAAAACCGTCACCATCACCGATAACGCGACCGGAAAGCAGTCTGAAATGCCGGTCCGCGAGGGCACACATGGGCCCGACCTGATCGACATTCGCTCACTGCAGGGCGATCTGGGCTACTTCACATACGACCCCGGTTATAGCTCCACGGGCAGCTGCCAGAGTGACATCACTTTCATCGACGGCGATCAGGGCGTTCTGCTCTACCGTGGTTATCCCATCGAACAGCTCGCCGAGCAGAGCTCGTTCCTCGAGGTCTCGCGCCTGCTGATCCATGGTGATCTGCCGAACAAGGCCGAACTCGAGGCTTTCGAGGAGGCCATCACGCGGCACACGATGGTGAACGAAAGCCTGCGGATCTTCTTCAACGGCTTTCACTACGACGCCCACCCGATGGCTATGCTCACCGGTGTTGTCGGCTCGCTGTCGGCGTTCTATCACGACACCATCGATATCAATGATCCTGAGAATCGCCTGCTCTGCGCGCACCGGATCATCGCCAAGATGCCGACCATTGCCGCGGCAGCATTCAAGCACATGGTGGGTGAGCCGTTCGTGCACCCGCTCAACCGCCTCTCCTACACCGGTAATCTGCTGAACATGCTGTTCGCCCGGCCCAGCGAGGATTTCGAGATCAATCCGGTGGCCGAACGCGCCCTGGATCAGCTGCTGATCCTGCACGCTGATCATGAGCAGAACGCCAGCACCTCCACGGTCCGTCTGGCAGGCAGCACCGGGACGAACCCGTTTGCGGCCATTGCATCCGGCTGTGCCGCACTCTGGGGCCCTGCACACGGCGGCGCCAACGAGGCGGTTCTGCGGATGCTCAGCGAGATCGGTACGGTCGAGCAGGTACCGAAATTCATTGAGAAGGCCAAGGATAAGAACGATCCATTCCGCCTCATGGGCTTCGGGCACCGCGTTTACAAGAACTACGATCCCCGTGCCACCATCATCCGCAAGACCTGTCATGAGGTGCTGGACGAGTTAGGCGTTGCCAATGATCCGCAACTCGAACTGGCCATGAAGCTCGAAGAGATCGCCCTGGCCGATGATTATTTCGTGGAGCGAAAGCTCTACCCCAACGTCGACTTCTACTCGGGCATCATCTATCGGGCGCTCGGCATTCCGACCGAGTTCTTCACGGTACTGTTCGCCATCGGCCGCACGCCGGGCTGGATCGCGCAGTGGATGGAGATGCTCTCCGATCCGGAGCAGCGCATCGGCCGCCCACGCCAGCTTTATACCGGCGCCGCACGGCGCGACTACGTGCCACTCCACCGCCGCCGCTGA